The following coding sequences are from one Tissierella sp. window:
- a CDS encoding TIGR03915 family putative DNA repair protein — protein sequence MIQYIYDGSFDGLLTSIYEAYYREEDIDDIVAEDSMEENFLIRRVFIATEMEKATKVYKAIEDKISEESLRRVFYSYLSELPRHGRIILEYIRLGFKFGPQVDLNLSNDIVLKMDNIYRKVSGERHRMLGLVRFKQLENGLFYSSIEPDHNIVGLIAPYFVSRMTNENWVIHDVKRGIGALYNGKEWIIQDIKIKDDLLLKEEEEEYQQLWKAYFKSIAIETKINPKLQKRCMPMRYWKHLVEKA from the coding sequence ATGATTCAATATATTTATGATGGTAGCTTTGATGGTTTGTTGACATCAATATATGAAGCCTATTATAGGGAGGAAGATATTGACGATATAGTAGCTGAGGATAGTATGGAAGAAAATTTCTTAATAAGAAGAGTATTTATAGCCACAGAAATGGAGAAGGCTACTAAAGTATATAAGGCCATAGAGGATAAAATATCCGAAGAAAGCCTAAGGAGGGTTTTCTACAGTTATTTATCAGAACTACCAAGACATGGAAGAATTATACTTGAATATATTAGGCTAGGCTTCAAATTTGGGCCCCAGGTGGATTTGAATCTAAGCAATGATATTGTGTTGAAAATGGATAATATATATAGAAAAGTTAGCGGTGAAAGACATAGAATGCTTGGACTTGTAAGATTTAAACAGTTGGAAAATGGACTGTTTTATTCCTCCATAGAACCAGACCACAATATTGTAGGTCTTATTGCACCCTATTTTGTATCTAGGATGACCAACGAAAATTGGGTTATTCATGATGTGAAAAGGGGAATAGGTGCACTTTACAATGGCAAGGAGTGGATTATTCAGGATATAAAAATCAAAGATGATTTGCTATTAAAGGAGGAAGAAGAAGAGTATCAACAGCTATGGAAGGCATACTTTAAATCCATAGCCATAGAAACAAAAATAAATCCTAAACTACAAAAAAGATGTATGCCAATGAGGTATTGGAAACATCTAGTAGAAAAAGCATGA
- a CDS encoding MerR family transcriptional regulator, whose translation MIKIRISDFAKKHKVTQDTIRHYLDMGLLVTKKVGAHYRFTESDSKEIEKIMELKQLDFSLQQIQEILCFRRLVGEQTEEYRKYCISVLENKREQIEKEQQRFKEIDHELNNRIIKFKAAKAEGKENLGLPMASMDILCCPDCKGILNIYNGTIEKNMIIDANVRCVCDYTAIIENGIYIEESAVREKTMNGKAMPSKKEYLDAASHKFINFYYDGMAMLIENIEKYSKGPKYILEIENCVGNFLMQYINYLPNDARYILVDNDINRIAKLKNNLELEFNHNNFIFFCCDIDRLPIVNSSLDLIIDHWMTKNYGLLNKKFLPKVYSPLLKKEGILVGIYPYFDIKSKDYYSLPIETREYYNRDKLLEKLDDLDYIRTEVETIGPIIENNPYNLDIKDKELYCTIYAGQKKEK comes from the coding sequence TTGATTAAAATTAGAATTAGTGATTTTGCTAAAAAACACAAGGTAACTCAAGATACTATTAGACATTACTTAGATATGGGCCTTTTAGTGACTAAAAAGGTGGGGGCTCATTATAGATTTACAGAATCAGATAGCAAAGAGATTGAAAAGATTATGGAGCTGAAACAGTTAGATTTTTCTTTACAGCAAATTCAAGAGATACTATGTTTCCGAAGGCTAGTGGGTGAACAAACAGAGGAATATAGGAAATATTGCATTTCAGTATTAGAAAATAAGCGAGAGCAAATTGAAAAAGAACAGCAAAGATTCAAGGAAATAGATCACGAATTAAATAATAGAATAATTAAATTTAAAGCAGCAAAAGCAGAAGGAAAAGAAAATTTGGGTTTACCAATGGCTTCTATGGATATATTATGCTGTCCTGATTGTAAAGGAATATTAAATATATACAATGGGACCATAGAAAAGAATATGATTATAGATGCAAATGTTAGGTGTGTATGTGACTATACTGCTATTATTGAGAATGGTATTTACATAGAAGAAAGTGCTGTAAGGGAAAAGACTATGAATGGCAAAGCAATGCCTTCCAAGAAGGAGTATTTAGATGCAGCTTCCCATAAGTTCATCAACTTTTATTATGATGGAATGGCTATGCTAATAGAAAATATTGAAAAATATAGTAAAGGACCGAAGTACATTTTAGAAATAGAAAATTGTGTTGGTAATTTCTTAATGCAATATATTAACTATTTGCCAAATGATGCTAGATATATTCTAGTAGATAATGATATAAATAGAATAGCTAAGTTGAAAAATAACTTGGAATTAGAATTTAATCATAATAATTTTATCTTCTTTTGCTGTGATATTGATAGATTACCAATTGTAAACTCATCACTTGATTTAATAATTGATCATTGGATGACTAAAAATTATGGGCTATTAAATAAAAAATTCTTGCCTAAAGTCTATTCACCTTTGTTAAAGAAGGAGGGAATCTTAGTAGGAATTTATCCGTATTTTGACATAAAGTCAAAGGATTATTATAGTCTGCCTATAGAAACTAGAGAGTATTATAATAGAGATAAATTACTGGAGAAATTGGATGATTTAGACTATATTAGAACAGAAGTTGAAACTATTGGACCAATAATTGAGAATAATCCTTATAATTTAGATATAAAGGATAAGGAACTATATTGCACTATTTATGCTGGACAAAAAAAGGAGAAATAA
- a CDS encoding putative DNA modification/repair radical SAM protein: MDILEKLKILSDAAKYDVSCSSSGSDRKNTKDGLGIASSSGICHSWADDGRCISLLKILMTNYCIYDCVYCVNRSSNDLPRATFTPDEIVDLTMNFYKRNYIEGLFLSAAVFKSPNYTMELLLKVVQKLREEEKFNGYIHTKAIPGADKEIVDKVGKYVDRMSVNIELPTEEGLKLLAPHKNKESIFTPMKLIKTGIMQSTEERKIFRSSPKFVPAGQTTQLIVGATQDHDLKILRLSEGLYNSYNLKRVYYSAFIPVSNNPKLPVLKSPPLVRENRLYQADWLLRFYGFQAKELLDEEKPDFDLALDPKCDWALRNIQLFPVEINKADYDTLLRVPGIGVKSAMKIIQARRFTSIDFYDLKKLGIVLKRAQYFITCKGKYYGIKSMDSEIIRNQIVEKIPMEKNHHQLSLFDKVSLEDKYIQIGGQL, from the coding sequence ATGGATATTTTAGAAAAATTAAAGATACTGTCTGATGCAGCAAAATATGATGTATCTTGTTCATCATCAGGTAGCGATAGAAAGAATACTAAAGATGGCCTAGGTATAGCAAGCTCTTCTGGTATATGCCATAGTTGGGCCGATGATGGACGATGTATATCCTTATTAAAGATTCTCATGACCAATTACTGTATATATGATTGTGTATATTGTGTTAATAGATCATCTAATGATTTACCTAGAGCTACTTTTACACCAGATGAGATAGTTGATTTAACTATGAATTTCTACAAGAGAAATTATATTGAAGGATTATTTTTAAGTGCAGCAGTCTTTAAATCTCCCAATTATACTATGGAGTTACTTCTCAAAGTAGTACAAAAGCTTAGAGAAGAAGAAAAGTTCAATGGATATATACATACAAAGGCAATACCTGGTGCAGATAAGGAAATAGTTGATAAAGTAGGTAAATATGTGGACAGAATGAGCGTAAATATTGAGTTACCCACAGAGGAAGGATTGAAGCTCCTAGCACCTCATAAGAATAAAGAAAGCATATTTACACCAATGAAATTAATAAAGACAGGAATCATGCAATCCACAGAGGAAAGAAAGATATTTCGTTCCAGTCCCAAATTTGTCCCAGCAGGCCAGACTACACAATTAATAGTAGGAGCAACCCAAGACCATGATTTAAAGATACTCAGGCTTTCAGAGGGCCTATATAATTCATATAATCTAAAAAGAGTATATTATTCTGCCTTTATACCAGTATCCAATAATCCAAAATTGCCAGTATTAAAATCCCCTCCCCTTGTAAGGGAGAATAGACTTTATCAAGCAGACTGGCTACTTAGATTTTATGGATTTCAAGCAAAGGAACTATTAGATGAAGAGAAACCTGACTTTGATTTAGCCTTAGATCCAAAATGTGATTGGGCTCTTCGCAATATTCAATTATTCCCAGTGGAAATAAATAAGGCTGACTACGACACTTTGCTTAGGGTACCAGGTATTGGAGTGAAATCAGCAATGAAGATTATCCAAGCTAGAAGATTTACATCAATAGATTTTTATGATTTAAAGAAATTAGGAATAGTATTGAAAAGAGCCCAATATTTCATTACCTGTAAGGGAAAATATTATGGTATAAAGAGTATGGATAGTGAAATAATTAGAAATCAAATAGTTGAAAAAATTCCCATGGAAAAAAACCATCACCAACTATCTCTATTCGATAAGGTATCCTTAGAGGATAAATATATTCAAATAGGAGGTCAGTTATAA
- a CDS encoding FAD-dependent oxidoreductase has protein sequence MKFNWKKSITLLLCFVLMISLAACAKETTNEVPNGSGTYKAGSYTGVGKGNNGDVKVEVVFDENSIVSVKVLEHAETDGISNAPIDRIPTEIVENQTLAVDVIAGATNTSNAILLAVEDCVKQAGGNVDSLKLATDKKDDNKTETEMSTDVVVIGGGGTGLAAAASAHEHGADVIVLEKLATVGGSTALSGGGISATGTRFQKELGIEDSKESWMSLWKERQSTSNPNGKYPDYDVVDTFMDEAIVTTHWLVDYIKHAYTKIEGFGFDPVARLHFPEKGGADVTNNIEKFISAEGVQILTETPATDLLTDDSGNVIGVIAEGPEGRIKINAKKVILATGGFAKNEELLERLVPQMAGTAAMSAASVGSTGDGIIMAEKLGAALYEEAWVIGLGMGSKVQELRGIEWDSTKVLINEKGERFMNESSHYAIVTNKVSEQEQVWMLIDSSEGNAKHAEALKGLLPNDEIATGETFEELAKAMGVSEANLVNTMKAFNEGAKTGNDAFGKPQAMIVPVETGSYYAVKFYPKTMGTFGGVKTNENYQVLKADGSVINNLYAGGEVANKVLYNQVYMSGSAVQFALTSGRLAGEHAAKAVLAGN, from the coding sequence ATGAAATTTAATTGGAAAAAATCAATTACTTTGCTACTGTGCTTTGTACTTATGATAAGCTTAGCTGCTTGTGCAAAAGAAACTACAAATGAAGTACCAAATGGATCAGGTACTTATAAAGCAGGTAGCTATACAGGTGTTGGAAAAGGAAACAATGGAGATGTAAAGGTGGAAGTAGTATTTGATGAAAATTCAATAGTATCAGTAAAAGTCTTAGAACATGCTGAAACAGATGGAATTAGTAATGCACCTATTGATCGTATTCCTACAGAAATTGTAGAGAATCAAACCCTAGCTGTTGATGTAATAGCAGGTGCTACAAATACATCTAATGCTATACTTTTAGCTGTAGAGGATTGCGTTAAGCAAGCAGGTGGAAATGTAGATTCCCTTAAGCTAGCTACTGATAAAAAAGATGATAATAAAACTGAGACTGAAATGTCAACAGATGTAGTTGTAATAGGTGGGGGAGGAACTGGTCTTGCTGCAGCTGCTTCAGCTCATGAACATGGTGCTGATGTTATTGTATTAGAGAAGCTGGCAACAGTAGGTGGTTCTACTGCATTATCAGGTGGTGGTATTTCTGCAACTGGTACTCGTTTCCAAAAGGAATTAGGCATTGAAGATTCCAAAGAATCTTGGATGAGTTTGTGGAAAGAAAGACAAAGTACTAGCAATCCTAATGGTAAATATCCTGATTATGATGTAGTAGATACTTTCATGGATGAAGCAATAGTAACTACACATTGGTTAGTGGATTATATAAAACATGCATATACAAAGATTGAAGGATTTGGATTTGACCCTGTAGCTCGTTTGCATTTTCCTGAAAAAGGTGGAGCTGATGTAACTAACAATATTGAAAAGTTTATTAGCGCTGAAGGAGTACAAATTCTTACAGAAACTCCAGCTACTGATTTATTAACAGATGATAGTGGAAATGTAATTGGAGTTATTGCTGAAGGTCCAGAAGGAAGAATAAAAATAAATGCTAAAAAGGTAATCTTAGCTACAGGTGGATTTGCTAAGAACGAAGAGCTATTAGAGCGTTTAGTGCCTCAAATGGCTGGAACAGCTGCTATGAGTGCTGCTTCTGTAGGCAGTACAGGAGATGGTATTATAATGGCTGAAAAACTAGGTGCTGCTTTATATGAAGAAGCTTGGGTAATTGGTCTTGGAATGGGAAGCAAGGTTCAAGAGCTAAGAGGTATTGAGTGGGATAGCACTAAGGTTCTAATCAATGAAAAAGGTGAAAGATTCATGAATGAATCTAGCCATTATGCAATTGTAACAAACAAAGTGTCTGAGCAAGAACAAGTTTGGATGTTAATAGATTCAAGCGAAGGAAATGCAAAACATGCTGAAGCCTTAAAAGGACTATTACCAAATGATGAAATTGCTACAGGTGAAACTTTTGAAGAGCTAGCTAAAGCAATGGGAGTATCAGAAGCGAATTTAGTTAATACTATGAAAGCTTTCAATGAAGGAGCTAAAACAGGAAATGATGCTTTTGGTAAACCACAAGCAATGATAGTTCCAGTTGAAACAGGATCATATTATGCAGTAAAATTTTATCCTAAGACTATGGGTACTTTTGGTGGCGTAAAAACTAATGAAAACTATCAAGTCTTAAAGGCAGATGGTTCCGTAATTAACAATCTATACGCAGGTGGAGAAGTAGCAAATAAAGTACTATACAACCAAGTATATATGTCAGGAAGTGCAGTTCAGTTTGCATTGACAAGTGGTCGTTTAGCTGGAGAGCATGCTGCAAAGGCAGTATTAGCTGGAAACTAA
- a CDS encoding MATE family efflux transporter: MAKFKELFAPKDLTEGTPWKRITEFTIPLLIGNIAQQFYNTADSIIVGKYVGDNALAAVGSASPILNLLLVLFVGISTGASIMVAQYFGAKDRKKLSHTIGVCISLTAIASIIIMILGPIVARPLLTILKTPQSIIDWCADYLVIFFVGIAGFAYYNIFAGVLRGLGDSLSALIFLLISTVLNVALDIWFVAGFNMGVAGVALATVIAQGVSAILCLVKLFRMKDNFDLNWSVLKLDKEFSLRLIKLGLPSGLTQAIFSLAMIVVQSLTNSFGEMVIACNVIVMRVDGFAMMPNFSFGNAMTTYTGQNIGAHKIDRVKQGAKDGTLIAMGVSTVITICILIFGRYLIGIFTDTTELIDLSMRMLRILAVGYIAMAVTQSLAGVMRGAGDTLTPMWISLITTVVIRVPVAYTLAYLTRSDLYPTGRPESTFISLLVSWTLGSIITTIFYRKGKWTKKGLID; encoded by the coding sequence ATGGCGAAGTTTAAGGAATTATTTGCCCCAAAAGACTTAACTGAGGGTACACCTTGGAAGAGAATCACTGAATTTACAATCCCTCTATTAATCGGCAATATAGCTCAGCAATTTTATAATACTGCTGATTCTATTATTGTTGGTAAATATGTAGGCGATAATGCCCTTGCTGCAGTTGGTAGTGCATCTCCTATATTAAACCTCTTGCTTGTTCTATTTGTTGGAATCTCTACAGGTGCAAGCATAATGGTAGCTCAATATTTTGGAGCTAAGGATAGGAAAAAGTTGTCCCATACTATTGGTGTATGTATATCACTTACGGCTATAGCTTCAATAATTATTATGATTCTAGGCCCAATAGTTGCCAGACCCTTACTTACTATTCTCAAGACACCACAAAGCATTATAGATTGGTGTGCAGACTATCTAGTTATTTTCTTCGTAGGTATTGCAGGATTTGCTTACTATAATATTTTTGCTGGTGTTCTCCGTGGACTTGGTGATTCTTTATCAGCACTTATATTTTTACTTATTTCAACGGTTTTGAATGTGGCCCTTGATATTTGGTTTGTTGCTGGCTTTAACATGGGTGTTGCTGGAGTAGCATTGGCAACTGTTATTGCACAAGGAGTATCAGCTATATTATGTCTTGTAAAACTATTTAGAATGAAAGATAACTTTGATCTAAACTGGTCAGTACTTAAATTAGATAAAGAGTTTTCACTAAGACTTATAAAACTAGGATTACCATCAGGCTTAACACAGGCAATATTTTCCCTCGCTATGATAGTTGTCCAATCACTAACAAATAGCTTTGGCGAAATGGTTATAGCTTGCAATGTAATAGTTATGCGTGTAGATGGATTTGCCATGATGCCTAATTTTTCTTTTGGAAATGCAATGACAACCTATACTGGGCAAAATATTGGTGCTCATAAAATCGATAGAGTTAAGCAAGGCGCTAAAGATGGTACTTTAATTGCCATGGGAGTATCTACTGTAATAACAATCTGTATTTTAATTTTCGGTAGATATTTAATAGGCATCTTTACAGATACTACGGAATTAATTGATTTGAGTATGAGAATGTTGAGAATTCTCGCTGTAGGTTATATTGCAATGGCTGTAACTCAAAGTTTAGCTGGTGTTATGAGAGGGGCAGGAGATACATTAACTCCTATGTGGATTTCCCTTATTACTACTGTTGTCATTAGAGTACCTGTTGCTTACACTCTTGCTTATTTAACAAGAAGTGATCTTTATCCTACTGGAAGGCCTGAATCAACCTTTATTTCTCTATTGGTTTCTTGGACCCTAGGATCCATTATAACTACTATCTTTTATAGAAAAGGAAAATGGACTAAAAAAGGATTAATAGATTAA